In Mercenaria mercenaria strain notata chromosome 14, MADL_Memer_1, whole genome shotgun sequence, the following are encoded in one genomic region:
- the LOC123527737 gene encoding hemicentin-1-like isoform X5 translates to MIVNFCKYLILYVLYLKTAVSSQNVKLTPEIAEVIENGSLTLTCWYDGTEEVTSSRWIYSAASTNPVIVQIDGKCVAAGFLNNTKLYAWECHGNNSFSLTLKKVERRNHGEKWSCRQINIESNSISIYVKVPVIKAEITTPKRNVTTLSENTNGTFICITSPARPAATVTWLLEKGETQSDTLQILNNVTQSNTTNNEGLMYTTGTLMYVPTREVNGRLLYCIASNFPNQEVESSRVFLNITHSPDGPPHIQGFQNDSIYRVIENTVGKLSCSVSGGNPLATISWKCFNETWKISSDGKTVTAEVTWTASRNQMCPCICSAMHIESGSEIVVVNADVMYPPSRPTLEVSNVTVPSSENIRVIRHNTFLISCNSSSNPSPDFKWTVPDGTSNPGQIINIDNVQTSHEGRYLCTAENTMNASSGDIVSGTNVSYVDMEVLYPPTTPLFRYGNVSGPLISNMSMDAVFGDTFTVACVSNGQPQPDYSWTNHTVKSQMLTVTSLSSDFARTCTATNLMNETVGESREGQAKATFSVFVLCMSFHLYNKAVDPPSAPKVQFYYGVNNYINVTDSINVIEQSSFTLSCDALSKPKSSYSWYGPLTSTSSVLTIQNIKREQAGRFSCHAFNKMKRSFGITERGENNTSVHINILYMPDIGSLTNETVIEGASLNKTCPVIRGNPSVLTVQWTRDGDDRLWHEQHLVIQKVLRNDSMMYTCTVNNTMEPTAGDLTDGRTSKHFQLDVLYKSSVVDFFVDGYHGQNPVTIDENTTVEFRCNIDSNPKSTITIYFMDQILKTTTNDALALVYMSQSAGCLHAGVYVCTGMNKYNNGEPSKKYFTLNVKCFPRPSPTVKIRDRIFTAEQVPVTLSFTALAYPVPDISGYKWRKYIGSVWRPLAASENIIINTSGLQSNLTILEVAGTDYGTYRLDIENALGIFEQLFTVGPEEKPYPPTDFEHIEALNTEYSFTVRWKPGLDGGQAQTFVLRYKKISVQTWVNISIPDNDEEFMNYTLSGLASGSEYEIVIYSVNKLGQSAPSELRIKTKDIPSDTAKKTELPVTGIILGTLAALILIVILVVVFTIIVRRRLITSRLNKRLTTTNLIEFENTEDSKDESNKTSQNETTQISESLKKPETVYEDIDHVTFIITEGEISQPQLQQYEELNKEKGYIHSYEGLDTVTKRKIDFISKHS, encoded by the exons atgattGTGAATTTCTGCAAGTATCTAATTTTGTATGTTCTGTATCTGAAGACAG CAGTGTCTTCCCAGAATGTAAAGTTGACACCTGAAATAGCAGAAGTTATAGAGAATGGCAGTCTTACATTAACGTGCTGGTATGATGGTACAGAAGAAGTAACAAGTTCAAGATGGATTTATTCTGCTGCATCTACTAACCCTGTCATAGTCCAGATTGATGGAAAGTGTGTTGCTGCTGGCTTTTTAAACAATACAAAGCTATATGCATGGGAATGTCATGGAAACAACTCATTTTCTTTAACACTAAAGAAAGTTGAACGTCGGAATCATGGTGAAAAATGGAGCTGCCGTCAAATAAATATTGAAAGCAATAGCATATCAATCTATGTGAAAG TACCAGTTATAAAAGCTGAAATCACTACACCTAAGAGGAATGTAACAACATTGTCAGAAAATACGAATGGAACATTCATATGCATAACATCTCCAGCAAGACCGGCGGCAACAGTGACATGGCTTCTAGAGAAAGGAGAAACTCAGTCGGACactttacaaattttaaacaatgtGACACAATCAAACACAACAAATAATGAAGGGTTGATGTATACAACGGGAACGCTAATGTATGTACCAACTAGAGAAGTGAATGGGCGGCTTTTGTACTGCATTGCAAGCAACTTCCCTAATCAAGAGGTAGAATCCAGCAGGGTATTTCTGAACATTACTC ATTCACCTGATGGCCCACCCCACATTCAAGGTTTTCAAAACGACAGCATTTACCGAGTGATAGAGAACACTGTGGGGAAACTGTCTTGTTCTGTAAGTGGTGGTAATCCATTAGCAACCATTAGCTGGAAATGCTTTAATGAAACATGGAAAATCTCGTCAGATGGAAAAACAGTCACAGCTGAAGTAACATGGACCGCATCTAGGAATCAGATGTGTCCGTGCATATGCAGTGCAATGCACATCGAGTCTGGAAGTGAGATTGTAGTCGTTAATGCGGACGTAATGT ATCCACCGTCAAGACCAACTTTAGAAGTAAGTAATGTCACCGTTCCTTCATCTGAAAACATCAGAGTCATCAGACACAATACTTTTCTTATAAGTTGTAACAGTTCGAGTAATCCAAGTCCAGACTTCAAGTGGACAGTGCCAGATGGAACAAGCAATCCTGGgcaaataataaatattgacaaCGTTCAAACAAGTCATGAGGGTCGCTACCTTTGTACAGCGGAAAATACAATGAATGCTTCAAGTGGGGATATTGTATCTGGTACTAATGTCTCCTACGTGGACATGGAAGTGTTAT ATCCACCGACAACGCCATTATTTCGATATGGAAATGTCAGCGGTCCTCTTATCAGTAACATGTCTATGGATGCGGTTTTTGGTGATACCTTTACTGTAGCATGTGTTTCAAACGGACAACCCCAACCCGACTATAGTTGGACTAACCATACAGTTAAAAGTCAGATGTTGACGGTTACATCGTTGTCAAGTGATTTTGCAAGAACATGTACGGCAACAAATTTAATGAACGAAACAGTCGGAGAAAGCCGCGAGGGACAGGCGAAGGCAACATTTTCAGTATTTGTACTATGTATGTCTTTTCACTTGTACAATAAAGCAGTCG atcCGCCTAGCGCACCGAAAGTACAATTTTACTACGGTGtcaataattatattaatgtaaCGGACAGTATCAATGTAATAGAACAAAGTTCGTTTACCTTATCATGTGACGCATTGAGTAAACCAAAATCATCCTATTCTTGGTACGGTCCATTGACGTCAACATCATCAGTGTTAACAATCCAAAATATTAAAAGAGAACAGGCAGGGAGGTTCAGTTGCcatgcatttaataaaatgaaacgGAGCTTTGGCATCACGGAAAGAGGGGAAAATAATACGAGCGTGCacataaatatattat ATATGCCGGATATTGGCAGCCTTACAAATGAAACCGTGATTGAGGGTGCTTCTCTGAATAAAACTTGTCCAGTTATACGTGGTAATCCGAGCGTTTTAACTGTTCAGTGGACAAGAGATGGTGATGACAGATTATGGCATGAACAGCACTTAGTTATTCAGAAAGTTTTGCGTAATGACTCGATGATGTACACGTGCACAGTGAATAATACAATGGAACCAACTGCAGGGGATCTTACAGACGGACGAACAAGCAAACATTTTCAACTCGATGTTTTAT ATAAGTCAAGTGTAGTAGACTTCTTTGTGGATGGATATCATGGGCAAAATCCGGTTACTATAGACGAAAATACAACTGTTGAATTTAGATGTAACATTGACAGTAACCCAAAGTCTACTATAACGATATATTTTATGGACCAAATTTTGAAGACGACCACAAATGATGCGCTAGCACTTGTATATATGAGTCAGTCTGCCGGATGTCTTCATGCTGGGGTATATGTATGTACAggaatgaataaatataataatgGAGAGCCGTCTAAGAAATATTTCACCTTGAATGTCAAAT GTTTCCCTCGTCCATCACCGACAGTAAAGATACGAGACAGAATATTTACTGCTGAACAAGTTCCGGTTACCTTGAGTTTCACAGCATTAGCCTATCCTGTACCCGATATATCAGGTTACAAATGGCGGAAATATATTGGATCTGTATGGAGACCTCTAGCAGCCagtgaaaatattattataaatacatctgGACTACAATCAAATCTTACAATTCTTGAGGTCGCAGGAACAGACTATGGGACGTATCGTCTGGACATTGAAAACGCCCTAGGAATTTTTGAGCAATTGTTTACAGTTGGGCCAGAAG AAAAGCCATATCCGCCGACTGACTTTGAGCATATCGAAGCTCTAAATACAGAATACTCATTCACTGTGAGATGGAAGCCAGGTTTAGACGGCGGACAAGCTCAGACATTCGTCCTGAGATACAAGAAAATCTCAGTCCAGACATGGGTCAATATCTCTATTCCGGACAATGACGAAGAGTTTATGAACTATACACTGAGTGGCTTGGCAAGTGGGTCTGAATACGAAATTGTGATATATTCTGTCAACAAACTCGGACAATCAGCTCCTTCAGAACTTCGCATCAAAACAAAGG ACATTCCTTCTGACACCGCCAAGAAAACGGAACTACCAGTCACCGGTATAATTCTAGGAACACTTGCAGCGTTGATACTCATTGTGATTTTGGTCGTGGTGTTCACCATTATAGTAAGGAGAAGACTGATTACATCAAG ACTCAACAAGCGACTCACCACAACCAACCTTATTGAATTTGAAAATACAGAGGACAGTAAGGATGAAAGTAATAAAACCTCTCAAAACGAAACTACACAAATCTCAG aatcATTGAAGAAACCCGAAACAGTTTATGAGGACATCGATCATG TTACATTCATTATCACTGAAGGAGAAATTTCACAGCCACAACTGCAACAATATGAAGAATTGAATAAAGAAAAAG GATACATCCATTCATACGAGGGGCTTGATACAGTTACTAAACGTAAGATAGATTTTATATCTAAACACAGCTGA
- the LOC123527737 gene encoding hemicentin-1-like isoform X2 has translation MIVNFCKYLILYVLYLKTVSSQNVKLTPEIAEVIENGSLTLTCWYDGTEEVTSSRWIYSAASTNPVIVQIDGKCVAAGFLNNTKLYAWECHGNNSFSLTLKKVERRNHGEKWSCRQINIESNSISIYVKVPVIKAEITTPKRNVTTLSENTNGTFICITSPARPAATVTWLLEKGETQSDTLQILNNVTQSNTTNNEGLMYTTGTLMYVPTREVNGRLLYCIASNFPNQEVESSRVFLNITHSPDGPPHIQGFQNDSIYRVIENTVGKLSCSVSGGNPLATISWKCFNETWKISSDGKTVTAEVTWTASRNQMCPCICSAMHIESGSEIVVVNADVMYPPSRPTLEVSNVTVPSSENIRVIRHNTFLISCNSSSNPSPDFKWTVPDGTSNPGQIINIDNVQTSHEGRYLCTAENTMNASSGDIVSGTNVSYVDMEVLYPPTTPLFRYGNVSGPLISNMSMDAVFGDTFTVACVSNGQPQPDYSWTNHTVKSQMLTVTSLSSDFARTCTATNLMNETVGESREGQAKATFSVFVLCMSFHLYNKAVDPPSAPKVQFYYGVNNYINVTDSINVIEQSSFTLSCDALSKPKSSYSWYGPLTSTSSVLTIQNIKREQAGRFSCHAFNKMKRSFGITERGENNTSVHINILYMPDIGSLTNETVIEGASLNKTCPVIRGNPSVLTVQWTRDGDDRLWHEQHLVIQKVLRNDSMMYTCTVNNTMEPTAGDLTDGRTSKHFQLDVLYKSSVVDFFVDGYHGQNPVTIDENTTVEFRCNIDSNPKSTITIYFMDQILKTTTNDALALVYMSQSAGCLHAGVYVCTGMNKYNNGEPSKKYFTLNVKCFPRPSPTVKIRDRIFTAEQVPVTLSFTALAYPVPDISGYKWRKYIGSVWRPLAASENIIINTSGLQSNLTILEVAGTDYGTYRLDIENALGIFEQLFTVGPEEKPYPPTDFEHIEALNTEYSFTVRWKPGLDGGQAQTFVLRYKKISVQTWVNISIPDNDEEFMNYTLSGLASGSEYEIVIYSVNKLGQSAPSELRIKTKDIPSDTAKKTELPVTGIILGTLAALILIVILVVVFTIIVRRRLITSRLNKRLTTTNLIEFENTEDSKDESNKTSQNETTQISEYAPSSRKEAETNVDYESLKKPETVYEDIDHVTFIITEGEISQPQLQQYEELNKEKGYIHSYEGLDTVTKRKIDFISKHS, from the exons atgattGTGAATTTCTGCAAGTATCTAATTTTGTATGTTCTGTATCTGAAGACAG TGTCTTCCCAGAATGTAAAGTTGACACCTGAAATAGCAGAAGTTATAGAGAATGGCAGTCTTACATTAACGTGCTGGTATGATGGTACAGAAGAAGTAACAAGTTCAAGATGGATTTATTCTGCTGCATCTACTAACCCTGTCATAGTCCAGATTGATGGAAAGTGTGTTGCTGCTGGCTTTTTAAACAATACAAAGCTATATGCATGGGAATGTCATGGAAACAACTCATTTTCTTTAACACTAAAGAAAGTTGAACGTCGGAATCATGGTGAAAAATGGAGCTGCCGTCAAATAAATATTGAAAGCAATAGCATATCAATCTATGTGAAAG TACCAGTTATAAAAGCTGAAATCACTACACCTAAGAGGAATGTAACAACATTGTCAGAAAATACGAATGGAACATTCATATGCATAACATCTCCAGCAAGACCGGCGGCAACAGTGACATGGCTTCTAGAGAAAGGAGAAACTCAGTCGGACactttacaaattttaaacaatgtGACACAATCAAACACAACAAATAATGAAGGGTTGATGTATACAACGGGAACGCTAATGTATGTACCAACTAGAGAAGTGAATGGGCGGCTTTTGTACTGCATTGCAAGCAACTTCCCTAATCAAGAGGTAGAATCCAGCAGGGTATTTCTGAACATTACTC ATTCACCTGATGGCCCACCCCACATTCAAGGTTTTCAAAACGACAGCATTTACCGAGTGATAGAGAACACTGTGGGGAAACTGTCTTGTTCTGTAAGTGGTGGTAATCCATTAGCAACCATTAGCTGGAAATGCTTTAATGAAACATGGAAAATCTCGTCAGATGGAAAAACAGTCACAGCTGAAGTAACATGGACCGCATCTAGGAATCAGATGTGTCCGTGCATATGCAGTGCAATGCACATCGAGTCTGGAAGTGAGATTGTAGTCGTTAATGCGGACGTAATGT ATCCACCGTCAAGACCAACTTTAGAAGTAAGTAATGTCACCGTTCCTTCATCTGAAAACATCAGAGTCATCAGACACAATACTTTTCTTATAAGTTGTAACAGTTCGAGTAATCCAAGTCCAGACTTCAAGTGGACAGTGCCAGATGGAACAAGCAATCCTGGgcaaataataaatattgacaaCGTTCAAACAAGTCATGAGGGTCGCTACCTTTGTACAGCGGAAAATACAATGAATGCTTCAAGTGGGGATATTGTATCTGGTACTAATGTCTCCTACGTGGACATGGAAGTGTTAT ATCCACCGACAACGCCATTATTTCGATATGGAAATGTCAGCGGTCCTCTTATCAGTAACATGTCTATGGATGCGGTTTTTGGTGATACCTTTACTGTAGCATGTGTTTCAAACGGACAACCCCAACCCGACTATAGTTGGACTAACCATACAGTTAAAAGTCAGATGTTGACGGTTACATCGTTGTCAAGTGATTTTGCAAGAACATGTACGGCAACAAATTTAATGAACGAAACAGTCGGAGAAAGCCGCGAGGGACAGGCGAAGGCAACATTTTCAGTATTTGTACTATGTATGTCTTTTCACTTGTACAATAAAGCAGTCG atcCGCCTAGCGCACCGAAAGTACAATTTTACTACGGTGtcaataattatattaatgtaaCGGACAGTATCAATGTAATAGAACAAAGTTCGTTTACCTTATCATGTGACGCATTGAGTAAACCAAAATCATCCTATTCTTGGTACGGTCCATTGACGTCAACATCATCAGTGTTAACAATCCAAAATATTAAAAGAGAACAGGCAGGGAGGTTCAGTTGCcatgcatttaataaaatgaaacgGAGCTTTGGCATCACGGAAAGAGGGGAAAATAATACGAGCGTGCacataaatatattat ATATGCCGGATATTGGCAGCCTTACAAATGAAACCGTGATTGAGGGTGCTTCTCTGAATAAAACTTGTCCAGTTATACGTGGTAATCCGAGCGTTTTAACTGTTCAGTGGACAAGAGATGGTGATGACAGATTATGGCATGAACAGCACTTAGTTATTCAGAAAGTTTTGCGTAATGACTCGATGATGTACACGTGCACAGTGAATAATACAATGGAACCAACTGCAGGGGATCTTACAGACGGACGAACAAGCAAACATTTTCAACTCGATGTTTTAT ATAAGTCAAGTGTAGTAGACTTCTTTGTGGATGGATATCATGGGCAAAATCCGGTTACTATAGACGAAAATACAACTGTTGAATTTAGATGTAACATTGACAGTAACCCAAAGTCTACTATAACGATATATTTTATGGACCAAATTTTGAAGACGACCACAAATGATGCGCTAGCACTTGTATATATGAGTCAGTCTGCCGGATGTCTTCATGCTGGGGTATATGTATGTACAggaatgaataaatataataatgGAGAGCCGTCTAAGAAATATTTCACCTTGAATGTCAAAT GTTTCCCTCGTCCATCACCGACAGTAAAGATACGAGACAGAATATTTACTGCTGAACAAGTTCCGGTTACCTTGAGTTTCACAGCATTAGCCTATCCTGTACCCGATATATCAGGTTACAAATGGCGGAAATATATTGGATCTGTATGGAGACCTCTAGCAGCCagtgaaaatattattataaatacatctgGACTACAATCAAATCTTACAATTCTTGAGGTCGCAGGAACAGACTATGGGACGTATCGTCTGGACATTGAAAACGCCCTAGGAATTTTTGAGCAATTGTTTACAGTTGGGCCAGAAG AAAAGCCATATCCGCCGACTGACTTTGAGCATATCGAAGCTCTAAATACAGAATACTCATTCACTGTGAGATGGAAGCCAGGTTTAGACGGCGGACAAGCTCAGACATTCGTCCTGAGATACAAGAAAATCTCAGTCCAGACATGGGTCAATATCTCTATTCCGGACAATGACGAAGAGTTTATGAACTATACACTGAGTGGCTTGGCAAGTGGGTCTGAATACGAAATTGTGATATATTCTGTCAACAAACTCGGACAATCAGCTCCTTCAGAACTTCGCATCAAAACAAAGG ACATTCCTTCTGACACCGCCAAGAAAACGGAACTACCAGTCACCGGTATAATTCTAGGAACACTTGCAGCGTTGATACTCATTGTGATTTTGGTCGTGGTGTTCACCATTATAGTAAGGAGAAGACTGATTACATCAAG ACTCAACAAGCGACTCACCACAACCAACCTTATTGAATTTGAAAATACAGAGGACAGTAAGGATGAAAGTAATAAAACCTCTCAAAACGAAACTACACAAATCTCAG AATACGCTCCAAGTTCAAGAAAAGAAGCTGAAACTAACGTAGACTATG aatcATTGAAGAAACCCGAAACAGTTTATGAGGACATCGATCATG TTACATTCATTATCACTGAAGGAGAAATTTCACAGCCACAACTGCAACAATATGAAGAATTGAATAAAGAAAAAG GATACATCCATTCATACGAGGGGCTTGATACAGTTACTAAACGTAAGATAGATTTTATATCTAAACACAGCTGA
- the LOC123527737 gene encoding synaptogenesis protein syg-2-like isoform X4, with protein MIVNFCKYLILYVLYLKTAVSSQNVKLTPEIAEVIENGSLTLTCWYDGTEEVTSSRWIYSAASTNPVIVQIDGKCVAAGFLNNTKLYAWECHGNNSFSLTLKKVERRNHGEKWSCRQINIESNSISIYVKVPVIKAEITTPKRNVTTLSENTNGTFICITSPARPAATVTWLLEKGETQSDTLQILNNVTQSNTTNNEGLMYTTGTLMYVPTREVNGRLLYCIASNFPNQEVESSRVFLNITHSPDGPPHIQGFQNDSIYRVIENTVGKLSCSVSGGNPLATISWKCFNETWKISSDGKTVTAEVTWTASRNQMCPCICSAMHIESGSEIVVVNADVMYPPSRPTLEVSNVTVPSSENIRVIRHNTFLISCNSSSNPSPDFKWTVPDGTSNPGQIINIDNVQTSHEGRYLCTAENTMNASSGDIVSGTNVSYVDMEVLYPPTTPLFRYGNVSGPLISNMSMDAVFGDTFTVACVSNGQPQPDYSWTNHTVKSQMLTVTSLSSDFARTCTATNLMNETVGESREGQAKATFSVFVLYPPSAPKVQFYYGVNNYINVTDSINVIEQSSFTLSCDALSKPKSSYSWYGPLTSTSSVLTIQNIKREQAGRFSCHAFNKMKRSFGITERGENNTSVHINILYMPDIGSLTNETVIEGASLNKTCPVIRGNPSVLTVQWTRDGDDRLWHEQHLVIQKVLRNDSMMYTCTVNNTMEPTAGDLTDGRTSKHFQLDVLYKSSVVDFFVDGYHGQNPVTIDENTTVEFRCNIDSNPKSTITIYFMDQILKTTTNDALALVYMSQSAGCLHAGVYVCTGMNKYNNGEPSKKYFTLNVKCFPRPSPTVKIRDRIFTAEQVPVTLSFTALAYPVPDISGYKWRKYIGSVWRPLAASENIIINTSGLQSNLTILEVAGTDYGTYRLDIENALGIFEQLFTVGPEEKPYPPTDFEHIEALNTEYSFTVRWKPGLDGGQAQTFVLRYKKISVQTWVNISIPDNDEEFMNYTLSGLASGSEYEIVIYSVNKLGQSAPSELRIKTKDIPSDTAKKTELPVTGIILGTLAALILIVILVVVFTIIVRRRLITSRLNKRLTTTNLIEFENTEDSKDESNKTSQNETTQISEYAPSSRKEAETNVDYESLKKPETVYEDIDHVTFIITEGEISQPQLQQYEELNKEKGYIHSYEGLDTVTKRKIDFISKHS; from the exons atgattGTGAATTTCTGCAAGTATCTAATTTTGTATGTTCTGTATCTGAAGACAG CAGTGTCTTCCCAGAATGTAAAGTTGACACCTGAAATAGCAGAAGTTATAGAGAATGGCAGTCTTACATTAACGTGCTGGTATGATGGTACAGAAGAAGTAACAAGTTCAAGATGGATTTATTCTGCTGCATCTACTAACCCTGTCATAGTCCAGATTGATGGAAAGTGTGTTGCTGCTGGCTTTTTAAACAATACAAAGCTATATGCATGGGAATGTCATGGAAACAACTCATTTTCTTTAACACTAAAGAAAGTTGAACGTCGGAATCATGGTGAAAAATGGAGCTGCCGTCAAATAAATATTGAAAGCAATAGCATATCAATCTATGTGAAAG TACCAGTTATAAAAGCTGAAATCACTACACCTAAGAGGAATGTAACAACATTGTCAGAAAATACGAATGGAACATTCATATGCATAACATCTCCAGCAAGACCGGCGGCAACAGTGACATGGCTTCTAGAGAAAGGAGAAACTCAGTCGGACactttacaaattttaaacaatgtGACACAATCAAACACAACAAATAATGAAGGGTTGATGTATACAACGGGAACGCTAATGTATGTACCAACTAGAGAAGTGAATGGGCGGCTTTTGTACTGCATTGCAAGCAACTTCCCTAATCAAGAGGTAGAATCCAGCAGGGTATTTCTGAACATTACTC ATTCACCTGATGGCCCACCCCACATTCAAGGTTTTCAAAACGACAGCATTTACCGAGTGATAGAGAACACTGTGGGGAAACTGTCTTGTTCTGTAAGTGGTGGTAATCCATTAGCAACCATTAGCTGGAAATGCTTTAATGAAACATGGAAAATCTCGTCAGATGGAAAAACAGTCACAGCTGAAGTAACATGGACCGCATCTAGGAATCAGATGTGTCCGTGCATATGCAGTGCAATGCACATCGAGTCTGGAAGTGAGATTGTAGTCGTTAATGCGGACGTAATGT ATCCACCGTCAAGACCAACTTTAGAAGTAAGTAATGTCACCGTTCCTTCATCTGAAAACATCAGAGTCATCAGACACAATACTTTTCTTATAAGTTGTAACAGTTCGAGTAATCCAAGTCCAGACTTCAAGTGGACAGTGCCAGATGGAACAAGCAATCCTGGgcaaataataaatattgacaaCGTTCAAACAAGTCATGAGGGTCGCTACCTTTGTACAGCGGAAAATACAATGAATGCTTCAAGTGGGGATATTGTATCTGGTACTAATGTCTCCTACGTGGACATGGAAGTGTTAT ATCCACCGACAACGCCATTATTTCGATATGGAAATGTCAGCGGTCCTCTTATCAGTAACATGTCTATGGATGCGGTTTTTGGTGATACCTTTACTGTAGCATGTGTTTCAAACGGACAACCCCAACCCGACTATAGTTGGACTAACCATACAGTTAAAAGTCAGATGTTGACGGTTACATCGTTGTCAAGTGATTTTGCAAGAACATGTACGGCAACAAATTTAATGAACGAAACAGTCGGAGAAAGCCGCGAGGGACAGGCGAAGGCAACATTTTCAGTATTTGTACTAT atcCGCCTAGCGCACCGAAAGTACAATTTTACTACGGTGtcaataattatattaatgtaaCGGACAGTATCAATGTAATAGAACAAAGTTCGTTTACCTTATCATGTGACGCATTGAGTAAACCAAAATCATCCTATTCTTGGTACGGTCCATTGACGTCAACATCATCAGTGTTAACAATCCAAAATATTAAAAGAGAACAGGCAGGGAGGTTCAGTTGCcatgcatttaataaaatgaaacgGAGCTTTGGCATCACGGAAAGAGGGGAAAATAATACGAGCGTGCacataaatatattat ATATGCCGGATATTGGCAGCCTTACAAATGAAACCGTGATTGAGGGTGCTTCTCTGAATAAAACTTGTCCAGTTATACGTGGTAATCCGAGCGTTTTAACTGTTCAGTGGACAAGAGATGGTGATGACAGATTATGGCATGAACAGCACTTAGTTATTCAGAAAGTTTTGCGTAATGACTCGATGATGTACACGTGCACAGTGAATAATACAATGGAACCAACTGCAGGGGATCTTACAGACGGACGAACAAGCAAACATTTTCAACTCGATGTTTTAT ATAAGTCAAGTGTAGTAGACTTCTTTGTGGATGGATATCATGGGCAAAATCCGGTTACTATAGACGAAAATACAACTGTTGAATTTAGATGTAACATTGACAGTAACCCAAAGTCTACTATAACGATATATTTTATGGACCAAATTTTGAAGACGACCACAAATGATGCGCTAGCACTTGTATATATGAGTCAGTCTGCCGGATGTCTTCATGCTGGGGTATATGTATGTACAggaatgaataaatataataatgGAGAGCCGTCTAAGAAATATTTCACCTTGAATGTCAAAT GTTTCCCTCGTCCATCACCGACAGTAAAGATACGAGACAGAATATTTACTGCTGAACAAGTTCCGGTTACCTTGAGTTTCACAGCATTAGCCTATCCTGTACCCGATATATCAGGTTACAAATGGCGGAAATATATTGGATCTGTATGGAGACCTCTAGCAGCCagtgaaaatattattataaatacatctgGACTACAATCAAATCTTACAATTCTTGAGGTCGCAGGAACAGACTATGGGACGTATCGTCTGGACATTGAAAACGCCCTAGGAATTTTTGAGCAATTGTTTACAGTTGGGCCAGAAG AAAAGCCATATCCGCCGACTGACTTTGAGCATATCGAAGCTCTAAATACAGAATACTCATTCACTGTGAGATGGAAGCCAGGTTTAGACGGCGGACAAGCTCAGACATTCGTCCTGAGATACAAGAAAATCTCAGTCCAGACATGGGTCAATATCTCTATTCCGGACAATGACGAAGAGTTTATGAACTATACACTGAGTGGCTTGGCAAGTGGGTCTGAATACGAAATTGTGATATATTCTGTCAACAAACTCGGACAATCAGCTCCTTCAGAACTTCGCATCAAAACAAAGG ACATTCCTTCTGACACCGCCAAGAAAACGGAACTACCAGTCACCGGTATAATTCTAGGAACACTTGCAGCGTTGATACTCATTGTGATTTTGGTCGTGGTGTTCACCATTATAGTAAGGAGAAGACTGATTACATCAAG ACTCAACAAGCGACTCACCACAACCAACCTTATTGAATTTGAAAATACAGAGGACAGTAAGGATGAAAGTAATAAAACCTCTCAAAACGAAACTACACAAATCTCAG AATACGCTCCAAGTTCAAGAAAAGAAGCTGAAACTAACGTAGACTATG aatcATTGAAGAAACCCGAAACAGTTTATGAGGACATCGATCATG TTACATTCATTATCACTGAAGGAGAAATTTCACAGCCACAACTGCAACAATATGAAGAATTGAATAAAGAAAAAG GATACATCCATTCATACGAGGGGCTTGATACAGTTACTAAACGTAAGATAGATTTTATATCTAAACACAGCTGA